A genome region from Thermoanaerobacterium xylanolyticum LX-11 includes the following:
- the tsaD gene encoding tRNA (adenosine(37)-N6)-threonylcarbamoyltransferase complex transferase subunit TsaD, whose protein sequence is MRENTIVLGIETSCDETSASVVKDGKIVMSNVIYSQINIHKEFGGVVPEIASRNHIEAIGNVVKEALFKADVTLDDIDVVAATYGPGLVGALLVGLSYGKALAYGKAVPFVGVNHIEGHISANYLDSDFEPPFICLIASGGHSHIVFVKDYGQYEVLGRTMDDAAGEAFDKVARALGLGYPGGPKIDEISKSGDPYRYNFPKSFMEKDNFDFSFSGLKTAVINQLHKERQNGIEINVADYAASFQMNVVDVLSTKLIEAAKFKNIKKISIAGGVASNSLLRERLKKLADEEGFVIHFPKQVYCTDNGAMIASAGYFDFIRGKVSGLDLNAVPYLKLF, encoded by the coding sequence ATGAGGGAAAACACGATTGTATTAGGAATTGAAACATCCTGCGACGAGACATCGGCAAGTGTTGTAAAAGACGGTAAAATTGTGATGTCTAATGTCATATATTCGCAGATAAATATACATAAGGAATTTGGTGGTGTTGTCCCTGAGATAGCATCCAGAAACCACATTGAAGCTATAGGAAATGTGGTGAAAGAGGCTCTTTTTAAAGCTGATGTGACGCTTGATGACATTGATGTTGTCGCTGCTACATACGGTCCGGGACTTGTAGGTGCGTTGCTGGTAGGACTTTCGTACGGAAAGGCGTTGGCGTACGGGAAAGCCGTACCATTTGTTGGCGTAAACCATATTGAAGGGCATATATCTGCAAATTACCTTGACAGCGATTTTGAACCGCCATTTATTTGTCTTATAGCATCAGGTGGACATAGCCACATCGTCTTTGTAAAAGACTATGGACAGTATGAGGTTCTCGGTAGAACGATGGATGATGCTGCAGGAGAAGCATTTGACAAGGTGGCAAGAGCATTAGGTCTTGGCTATCCTGGTGGTCCTAAAATAGATGAGATCTCAAAAAGCGGTGATCCATATCGGTATAACTTTCCAAAGTCTTTTATGGAAAAGGACAATTTTGATTTTAGCTTTAGCGGATTGAAGACAGCAGTCATAAATCAACTGCATAAAGAAAGGCAAAATGGCATTGAGATAAATGTGGCAGACTATGCTGCCAGCTTTCAGATGAATGTAGTCGATGTTTTGTCAACAAAGCTTATTGAGGCTGCTAAGTTTAAAAATATAAAAAAAATATCCATAGCAGGTGGTGTGGCCTCTAACAGCCTTCTTCGAGAAAGATTAAAAAAACTGGCTGATGAAGAAGGGTTTGTGATTCATTTTCCAAAACAAGTGTACTGCACAGATAATGGTGCTATGATAGCAAGTGCGGGGTATTTTGACTTTATTCGCGGAAAAGTTTCAGGATTAGACTTAAACGCTGTCCCGTACTTAAAACTTTTTTGA
- the abc-f gene encoding ribosomal protection-like ABC-F family protein: MAIISANNVNLSYGINSILENISFIVNEGDKIGVVGDNGAGKSTLFKLIVKDLQPDIGNISMPLISVGYLEQNAYIISNKSIYDEVKTVFQDIENLENEIKKLEKLIADTKDEPKLNKLLDEYSKLTDEYNKKEGYSVDSKVRGVLIGLGFSQEEFDKPVSTLSGGQKTRLMLAKALLKDPDLLLLDEPTNHLDIPSIEWLEQYLRFFRGTVMVISHDRFFLDRIATRIFEIENKTLKSYDGNYTEYVKKKNEEISIIMKAYEEQQKEIKRIQEMIMIQKNRRREKSVKMAESKQKLLDKMEKIDKPSINNETIKLSFDFIEKSGNDVLKVSDLSLSFDKPVFHNISFEVYKGDRIAILGPNGVGKTSLLKTIVGEIANYEGSISLGTNVSIGYYQQEFSNLNDEKTIIDEIWDENPYLTQTEVRTMLGSFLFSGDDVFKQIGKLSGGEKARVSLLKLILSKANFLLLDEPTNHLDLKSKEVLEKALLDFGGTLLFVSHDRYFIDKIATKVLEMSSDSINEYYGNYSYYVEKRNENNTKEDEEEKKTKTQLKNEKMREKLKQKEAKKQREYMVRIENEIIETEEAIKELEEKMCNPDIYKTGEIVDTQSKYNMLKEKLEKLYEEWEILSG, from the coding sequence ATGGCTATAATTTCAGCAAATAACGTAAATTTATCATACGGAATAAATAGCATATTAGAAAATATCTCTTTCATTGTAAATGAAGGCGATAAAATCGGTGTTGTAGGAGATAATGGAGCTGGAAAATCAACTTTATTTAAACTTATAGTAAAAGATCTTCAGCCTGACATCGGAAACATATCAATGCCACTAATAAGCGTAGGATATCTTGAGCAAAACGCCTATATAATAAGCAACAAGTCTATTTACGATGAAGTCAAGACAGTTTTTCAAGACATTGAAAATCTTGAAAATGAAATAAAGAAGCTGGAAAAATTGATAGCAGATACAAAAGATGAACCGAAACTAAACAAGCTTCTTGACGAATATTCAAAGTTGACAGATGAGTACAATAAAAAAGAAGGTTATTCAGTCGACAGCAAAGTTCGAGGCGTGCTTATAGGATTAGGCTTTAGCCAAGAAGAATTTGATAAACCTGTTTCTACCTTAAGCGGTGGTCAAAAGACAAGGCTTATGCTGGCAAAGGCGCTTTTAAAAGATCCTGACCTTCTTCTTTTAGACGAGCCTACAAATCATCTTGATATACCTTCCATAGAGTGGCTTGAGCAGTATTTGAGATTTTTTAGAGGAACTGTAATGGTCATATCACATGACAGATTTTTTCTCGACAGAATCGCAACTCGAATATTTGAAATAGAAAATAAGACATTGAAATCCTACGATGGAAATTACACAGAGTACGTAAAGAAAAAGAATGAAGAAATAAGCATAATAATGAAGGCTTATGAAGAGCAGCAAAAGGAAATCAAGAGAATACAAGAAATGATAATGATACAGAAAAATCGCCGCCGCGAAAAATCAGTGAAAATGGCTGAAAGCAAACAAAAACTTCTGGACAAGATGGAAAAAATAGATAAGCCTTCTATAAACAATGAAACAATTAAGCTTTCATTTGATTTTATAGAAAAAAGCGGAAATGATGTTTTAAAGGTGTCTGACCTCTCATTGTCTTTCGATAAACCTGTATTTCACAATATAAGCTTTGAAGTCTACAAAGGAGATAGAATAGCTATCTTAGGACCTAATGGCGTAGGAAAAACTTCTCTCCTTAAAACCATAGTAGGCGAGATTGCAAATTACGAAGGAAGCATAAGCTTAGGCACAAATGTATCGATAGGCTATTATCAACAGGAGTTTTCAAATCTAAACGATGAGAAAACAATAATCGACGAAATATGGGATGAAAATCCTTATCTGACTCAAACAGAAGTAAGGACAATGCTGGGCTCTTTTTTGTTCAGCGGCGATGATGTGTTTAAACAAATAGGCAAGTTAAGTGGCGGGGAAAAAGCAAGAGTTTCCCTTTTAAAGCTTATCCTTTCAAAAGCCAACTTTCTACTTTTAGACGAGCCTACAAACCACCTCGACCTGAAGTCAAAGGAAGTGCTGGAAAAGGCATTGTTAGATTTTGGTGGCACACTTCTATTCGTGTCACATGACAGGTACTTTATAGACAAAATAGCCACAAAAGTATTGGAAATGTCCAGCGATTCTATCAACGAATACTATGGGAATTATTCGTACTACGTAGAAAAAAGAAATGAAAATAATACAAAAGAAGATGAAGAGGAAAAAAAGACAAAGACACAGCTTAAGAACGAAAAAATGCGAGAAAAGCTAAAGCAGAAAGAAGCCAAAAAGCAAAGGGAATACATGGTACGTATAGAAAACGAGATAATAGAAACTGAAGAGGCCATAAAAGAACTGGAAGAAAAAATGTGTAATCCCGATATATACAAAACTGGAGAAATCGTCGATACACAGTCAAAATACAATATGCTAAAAGAAAAATTAGAAAAACTGTATGAAGAATGGGAAATTTTAAGCGGGTAG
- a CDS encoding flagellar motor protein produces MDFSTLLGILLGFGSLILAFVMEGGSVASLIGVSAALIVLGGTIGATMTSFSMKDMLKLPKLIGKAFKEEGNKYGDIIKYFVYLAQKARSEGLLSLEQELQSDEIKNYDPILKDCIELVIDGADIELIRTTMENRIYIEDKELKREASIFEAAGGYSPTMGIIGTVMGLVHVLGNLSEPDKLGPSIAVAFIATLYGVSMANLVWLPIGNKLKNKAQIKKTEKEIILEGSLSLQAGENPKIVEKKLLTFVVERESVAKAKEQSVKGEIADDKA; encoded by the coding sequence ATGGATTTTTCGACGTTATTGGGGATTTTGTTAGGGTTTGGCTCTCTCATCTTAGCATTTGTCATGGAGGGTGGAAGTGTTGCATCTTTAATAGGTGTATCGGCAGCACTTATAGTTTTAGGTGGAACGATAGGTGCTACTATGACCTCTTTTTCGATGAAAGATATGTTGAAGCTTCCGAAATTGATTGGGAAGGCTTTTAAAGAAGAAGGTAACAAATACGGTGACATAATCAAGTATTTTGTATATCTCGCTCAAAAAGCCAGAAGCGAAGGGCTTTTAAGCCTTGAACAGGAGTTGCAGTCAGATGAAATTAAAAACTACGATCCTATTTTAAAAGACTGTATTGAGCTTGTCATAGATGGTGCGGATATTGAGCTTATAAGGACTACTATGGAAAATAGGATATACATAGAAGATAAAGAGCTGAAAAGAGAAGCCAGCATCTTTGAGGCTGCTGGAGGATACTCTCCAACAATGGGTATCATAGGTACGGTTATGGGACTTGTTCACGTCTTGGGAAATCTCAGTGAACCAGACAAGTTGGGGCCTTCAATAGCTGTTGCTTTTATAGCTACACTTTATGGTGTAAGTATGGCCAACCTTGTATGGCTGCCTATAGGCAATAAGCTTAAAAATAAAGCGCAGATCAAAAAGACGGAAAAGGAGATAATCTTAGAAGGCAGCCTTTCACTGCAAGCTGGTGAGAATCCTAAGATCGTGGAGAAGAAATTGCTGACATTTGTAGTTGAAAGGGAATCAGTTGCTAAAGCAAAAGAACAAAGTGTGAAAGGTGAAATTGCTGATGATAAGGCATGA